One part of the Halostagnicola larsenii XH-48 genome encodes these proteins:
- a CDS encoding tripartite tricarboxylate transporter TctB family protein — MTAEVLMLLGMLGVSSYMLIESFSFSYEAGIFPRFAAVVTVCGCVLLLVREHLPQPIQQMVTESAGMFDQYDEEFQESASERESGEDEPSYSRGDTEIDTTKQVILVGLLAGYGLVGYAIGLVWATPVFIFAFAKLFGLPRLVTLLLVAVGIAAALAFNSILPVNMTDGVIV, encoded by the coding sequence GTGACCGCGGAAGTATTGATGCTTCTGGGGATGTTGGGCGTCTCGAGTTACATGCTCATTGAATCGTTTTCTTTCTCTTACGAAGCCGGCATTTTTCCTCGGTTCGCCGCAGTTGTAACGGTTTGTGGATGCGTTCTATTGCTTGTACGAGAGCACCTGCCACAACCGATACAGCAAATGGTCACCGAATCGGCGGGAATGTTCGATCAATACGACGAAGAGTTTCAGGAATCGGCCAGCGAACGCGAATCGGGCGAAGACGAGCCCTCGTACTCAAGGGGTGATACCGAGATAGATACCACCAAGCAGGTGATCCTCGTCGGTCTCCTCGCCGGCTATGGACTGGTCGGATACGCAATCGGTCTCGTGTGGGCAACTCCAGTGTTTATCTTCGCGTTCGCAAAGCTATTCGGTCTTCCGCGACTTGTAACGTTGTTACTCGTGGCTGTCGGCATTGCCGCCGCACTCGCGTTCAATTCGATACTTCCCGTAAACATGACTGATGGAGTGATAGTGTAA
- a CDS encoding LUD domain-containing protein — MTTTPVDAFEQSLTDLPVRVTRTTVAEFDEMLESCLDPPAVGVSLPFETISLDDHPVTVDPTADELLSATTGVTPGGPAIAEYGSVVVTSEFDGTEHTSLYPDKHVIVLAASDIVPTLANAISEIEEGIDDGLTSAVITTGPSATADMGAPVYGAHGPEDVHVLVLTDR, encoded by the coding sequence ATGACTACGACGCCGGTAGATGCGTTCGAACAATCCCTGACGGACCTTCCTGTGAGGGTTACGCGTACCACTGTCGCTGAGTTCGACGAAATGCTCGAGTCGTGTCTCGACCCGCCTGCGGTCGGCGTGTCGCTTCCGTTCGAGACTATCTCGCTGGACGACCACCCGGTAACGGTTGATCCGACCGCTGACGAGCTATTGTCGGCGACAACGGGTGTAACGCCCGGTGGGCCGGCCATTGCCGAGTACGGCAGCGTCGTCGTTACTTCGGAGTTCGACGGAACCGAACACACGAGCCTCTATCCCGACAAACACGTGATCGTCCTCGCGGCTTCCGACATCGTTCCGACACTCGCGAATGCGATTTCCGAGATCGAGGAGGGCATCGATGACGGACTCACGAGCGCCGTCATCACGACCGGGCCGAGTGCGACTGCCGACATGGGCGCGCCGGTGTACGGTGCCCACGGACCCGAAGACGTCCACGTACTCGTCCTCACTGACCGATAG
- a CDS encoding IclR family transcriptional regulator, translating into MDEYSKRIHAVERTLEIVEIISEIEPAGVSEIANEVPVSKSTVYTHLNTLTENGYVNKDGDAYQLGCKFLTLGSSVQERFDLYQMAKQHVDELANKTGEPTNLVVEMDGKGICLYATNPRNSADVFMSSGERNYMHATGTGKAILAHLPDSAVESVLDKHGMPELTEHTITSREALFDELEQIKNRGLAFDRQETIHGLYCISAPVIVDDDVIGAISVSGPVNRFTNEERRAELSEAVEEIANVVELRFVFS; encoded by the coding sequence ATGGACGAATACTCGAAGAGGATTCACGCAGTTGAACGAACCCTCGAAATAGTTGAAATCATCAGCGAAATCGAACCGGCGGGCGTGTCGGAGATCGCCAACGAAGTGCCGGTATCGAAGAGCACTGTCTACACCCACCTCAATACGCTCACGGAAAACGGCTACGTGAACAAGGATGGGGATGCGTACCAGCTCGGCTGTAAATTCTTGACTCTTGGATCATCCGTTCAGGAGCGATTCGACCTCTACCAGATGGCGAAACAGCACGTTGACGAGCTCGCGAACAAAACCGGGGAACCGACGAACCTCGTCGTCGAAATGGACGGAAAGGGGATCTGTCTTTACGCGACGAATCCCCGGAACTCCGCCGACGTGTTCATGTCTAGCGGCGAACGAAACTATATGCACGCTACCGGGACGGGTAAAGCGATTCTCGCCCATCTGCCCGATTCAGCGGTCGAATCGGTCCTCGACAAACACGGGATGCCAGAACTGACGGAACACACGATAACGTCACGCGAAGCCCTCTTCGACGAACTCGAGCAGATAAAAAACCGGGGCTTGGCGTTCGATCGACAGGAAACGATTCACGGTCTCTACTGCATCTCAGCACCCGTCATCGTCGATGACGATGTGATCGGTGCGATTAGCGTGTCGGGTCCGGTAAATCGTTTCACCAACGAGGAGCGGCGAGCGGAACTAAGCGAGGCGGTCGAAGAGATCGCAAACGTCGTGGAACTCCGGTTTGTTTTCTCGTAA
- a CDS encoding alpha-ketoacid dehydrogenase subunit beta, with product MNATIIEAINDALHEEMTTDEKTVVFGQDVAESGGVFRATEGLLEEFGAERVLDTPLSEIAIVGAAVGLATHGYRPIAEIQFSGFLPPAFDQLVTNASRIRWRTRGELTAPMVVRTPYGAGVRALEHHSESLEGAYGHIPGLKLAIPSTPHDAKGMLISAIRDPDPVLFMEPKHVYRSIREDVPEGSYTEPLGEAAVRQEGEDLTVVSWGAMMHNTLEAVDNLEGVDAEVIDLRTISPFDKETVLESVEKTGRCVVVHEAAKTGGFGGEIIATINDEALMYLEAPVNRVTGFDVPVPLLSMEDYYIPHPPKIEAAIEETLSH from the coding sequence ATGAACGCGACAATCATCGAAGCCATCAACGACGCGCTGCACGAAGAGATGACCACCGACGAGAAGACCGTCGTCTTCGGCCAGGACGTCGCCGAATCCGGCGGCGTCTTCCGAGCCACCGAGGGACTGCTCGAGGAGTTCGGCGCCGAGCGCGTCCTCGACACGCCGCTCTCGGAGATCGCCATCGTCGGCGCAGCCGTCGGCCTCGCAACCCACGGCTACCGGCCGATCGCCGAGATCCAGTTCTCGGGCTTTCTCCCGCCCGCGTTCGACCAGCTCGTGACGAACGCCAGCCGCATCCGCTGGCGCACCCGCGGCGAACTCACCGCCCCGATGGTCGTCCGCACCCCCTACGGCGCCGGCGTGCGAGCGCTCGAGCACCACTCCGAAAGCCTCGAGGGGGCCTACGGGCATATTCCAGGGCTGAAACTCGCGATTCCCTCGACGCCCCATGACGCGAAGGGCATGCTCATCAGCGCCATCCGCGACCCAGATCCGGTCCTGTTCATGGAGCCCAAACACGTCTATCGCTCCATCCGCGAAGACGTTCCCGAAGGGTCCTATACTGAACCGCTCGGTGAGGCAGCGGTACGGCAAGAAGGCGAGGATCTCACCGTCGTCTCCTGGGGAGCCATGATGCACAACACCCTCGAGGCGGTCGACAACCTCGAGGGCGTCGATGCCGAGGTAATCGACCTCCGGACGATCTCGCCGTTCGATAAAGAAACCGTCCTCGAGTCGGTCGAAAAGACCGGGCGCTGCGTTGTCGTCCACGAAGCGGCCAAAACCGGCGGCTTCGGCGGCGAAATCATCGCCACCATCAACGACGAGGCCCTGATGTATCTCGAAGCTCCGGTTAACCGGGTTACCGGCTTCGACGTGCCAGTCCCCCTCCTCTCGATGGAAGACTACTACATTCCACATCCGCCAAAAATCGAAGCAGCGATCGAGGAAACCCTCAGCCACTGA
- a CDS encoding tripartite tricarboxylate transporter permease, whose product MIPESLFGALEILFTWPTAGWLVVGVLTGIIIGTIPGLGPNLGLAVVLPLTMGLDGPDAIILLISIYSGAMYGGSIAAILINTPGTAAAAATTMDGYPMTRQGRAMDALSISATASALGGTFAIITLILLTPFLTTIVLMFGSPEYFLIALFGIALITIIAQGSMVKGLTAGAFGLLLSTIGFPVAAGQPRYTFDTFILYDGLDFVAVLIGIFAIGEMIKLAGETGSLANKDLSLSGNVLSGVRKVLASPITTIKSGYIGMFIGAIPGSGASISNFISYAEAVRSGAGETEYGSGNHRGVIASEASNNGTVAGSLIPTFSFGIPGSGATAILLGGLVMHGLRPGPELFTDNVDITYSIFLALLAGNAIILLFGLLIITQAVYITTIDTDYIIPIVIAIASLGAFGLRGSWLDVFTVLIFGILGFFMMRHNYSIIAFVLGIVLGPIAEENLVRSLQLSDGSLMIFVNEPIPLLLTLFTVSVIASPVFTLVRSAIGGGAD is encoded by the coding sequence ATGATTCCAGAATCGCTGTTCGGTGCGCTAGAAATACTCTTTACGTGGCCGACGGCGGGGTGGTTAGTGGTTGGGGTCCTCACAGGGATTATCATCGGAACGATTCCCGGTTTGGGGCCGAACCTCGGTCTGGCGGTCGTCCTTCCGCTAACGATGGGTCTCGATGGGCCGGATGCGATAATCCTCCTTATTAGTATCTACAGTGGAGCGATGTACGGGGGAAGTATCGCGGCGATCTTGATCAACACTCCGGGAACGGCTGCGGCTGCGGCGACGACGATGGATGGCTACCCGATGACTCGACAGGGTCGAGCGATGGATGCACTCTCGATTTCTGCAACGGCATCGGCACTCGGCGGTACTTTCGCCATTATCACGCTCATCCTGTTGACGCCGTTTCTGACGACGATCGTGCTCATGTTCGGATCGCCCGAATACTTCCTCATCGCGCTCTTCGGAATCGCCCTGATAACGATCATCGCGCAGGGATCGATGGTAAAAGGGCTCACGGCGGGCGCGTTCGGATTGTTACTCTCAACCATCGGTTTTCCGGTTGCGGCCGGGCAACCGAGATACACGTTCGATACGTTCATCCTCTATGACGGACTGGATTTCGTCGCAGTGTTGATCGGTATCTTCGCCATCGGTGAGATGATCAAGCTAGCCGGAGAAACGGGGAGTCTTGCAAACAAGGACCTCAGTTTGAGCGGAAACGTCCTCTCCGGCGTTCGAAAGGTCTTGGCTTCCCCGATAACGACGATCAAATCTGGGTACATTGGCATGTTCATCGGTGCGATTCCGGGGTCGGGTGCCTCGATCTCGAATTTTATCTCCTACGCCGAAGCGGTCCGAAGCGGAGCGGGAGAAACGGAGTACGGGTCCGGAAACCACCGGGGTGTAATCGCATCCGAAGCTTCGAACAACGGAACGGTCGCCGGGTCGCTCATTCCGACGTTTTCGTTCGGCATTCCCGGAAGCGGTGCGACCGCTATCCTTCTCGGCGGGCTGGTGATGCACGGTCTGCGGCCAGGACCTGAACTGTTCACGGACAACGTCGATATCACATACAGTATTTTCCTTGCGTTGCTGGCAGGCAACGCCATTATCCTTCTGTTCGGTCTCCTGATCATCACTCAAGCGGTGTACATCACGACGATCGATACCGATTACATCATTCCGATCGTTATCGCGATCGCTTCTCTGGGGGCGTTCGGGCTCCGAGGGAGTTGGTTGGACGTATTTACCGTGCTCATCTTCGGAATACTCGGCTTCTTTATGATGCGGCACAATTATTCGATCATCGCGTTCGTGCTGGGAATCGTCCTCGGGCCTATCGCGGAGGAGAACCTCGTTCGGTCGTTACAGTTGTCCGATGGTTCCCTCATGATCTTTGTCAACGAGCCGATTCCGTTATTGCTCACTTTGTTCACCGTCTCCGTAATCGCTTCTCCCGTCTTCACACTGGTTCGTTCGGCTATCGGAGGTGGTGCCGATTGA
- a CDS encoding Bug family tripartite tricarboxylate transporter substrate binding protein has protein sequence MQDRRTFIQRTVAGGTGAASLVFAGCIGGSGGGDGDFPSEQFRGVIPWGQGGGTDIFTREIWQEIADSNDVSVGFENVTGAAGVRGITELYGSAPDGYTISPMNSPSVVPLLTQDPGFTIDEFRHIGAYTQTVWVLVTDPELGLNDFEEVVQAYEDGEIESISGQSPGEPNHVLAESLKSELDVPWENYVAYDGSGPVIQAVASGEVSAGIVTETAAADAEDQIDVLTALSSEGSPVFPDLPVYTDYGYEAEIDFMGQFLRSFMVPPDTPDERVDILNEALQTALESDELQSWADETGNHLEYLGGEEEVLAVLEENQERIPEIIDLDDLE, from the coding sequence ATGCAGGATAGACGTACATTCATCCAACGCACCGTAGCCGGGGGAACAGGGGCCGCATCGCTTGTCTTCGCAGGATGTATCGGCGGCAGTGGCGGTGGGGATGGAGACTTCCCCTCCGAACAATTCAGGGGAGTCATTCCATGGGGTCAAGGCGGTGGGACGGATATATTCACCAGGGAGATCTGGCAAGAAATCGCAGACAGCAACGACGTTTCGGTCGGATTTGAAAACGTCACAGGCGCAGCTGGCGTTCGGGGAATAACTGAATTGTACGGGTCTGCACCGGACGGATACACGATTTCTCCGATGAATTCACCGTCCGTTGTCCCCCTTCTCACGCAAGACCCGGGCTTTACCATCGACGAGTTCAGACACATCGGCGCGTACACACAGACCGTCTGGGTGCTCGTTACGGATCCCGAACTCGGATTGAACGACTTCGAAGAGGTCGTCCAAGCGTACGAGGATGGAGAGATTGAGTCGATCTCCGGTCAGTCGCCCGGAGAACCAAATCACGTACTCGCGGAATCTCTCAAGTCGGAGCTGGATGTCCCGTGGGAAAATTACGTCGCATACGACGGAAGTGGGCCGGTTATTCAAGCGGTAGCTTCCGGCGAGGTGTCGGCGGGTATCGTGACTGAGACGGCCGCAGCGGACGCCGAGGATCAAATTGACGTGTTGACTGCGTTGTCGAGTGAAGGAAGCCCCGTCTTCCCGGATTTACCGGTCTACACCGATTACGGATACGAAGCGGAGATTGACTTTATGGGACAGTTCCTTCGTTCGTTCATGGTACCGCCCGATACACCGGACGAGCGAGTCGACATTCTAAATGAAGCCCTCCAAACGGCGCTCGAGAGCGACGAACTACAGTCGTGGGCAGACGAGACCGGGAATCACCTCGAGTACCTCGGCGGCGAAGAAGAGGTCTTAGCTGTCTTGGAGGAAAACCAGGAACGTATTCCGGAAATCATTGATCTAGACGACCTGGAGTAA
- a CDS encoding mandelate racemase/muconate lactonizing enzyme family protein — MHITDVQATTHTVPATVPGMDEPDEMTLAFVTVETDDGIVGHGETGYLHPRASASFVNDHIAPLITGENPLNTERIWDRLSAELNPRAQTGVWSTAVSAVDIALWDIKGKQYNEPVWRLLGGADDTVPVYYTIGQAIRDEDLLADVATQLVSDGAERIKVVVGKGSWANPSVDAGRVTAVREAVGDDVGLAIDANYLYSLNEALELCNRLESTSISWFEEPVYGNDASLLADLRTRTRVPIAAGQNEGHSFRHRDLIESGAIDISLPNVCFTGGYTEAAKVAGMANAFNVDVFHGGGWPFQNMHLQAGVSNGRMVEFHDIVWEIGKKIYESPPEPTGASITLPDEPGLGLEPDWDVLDTYQDDE; from the coding sequence ATGCATATCACAGACGTTCAAGCGACGACACACACCGTCCCGGCTACTGTCCCCGGAATGGACGAACCTGATGAGATGACGCTCGCGTTCGTTACCGTTGAAACGGACGACGGAATCGTCGGGCATGGCGAAACAGGGTATCTCCATCCTCGAGCGAGCGCCTCGTTCGTAAACGATCACATTGCCCCGTTGATAACGGGAGAGAACCCGCTGAACACCGAACGAATTTGGGACCGTCTGTCCGCCGAACTCAATCCCCGAGCACAGACCGGCGTCTGGAGTACGGCGGTGAGCGCCGTCGACATTGCCCTGTGGGATATTAAGGGAAAACAGTACAACGAACCCGTGTGGCGACTGTTAGGGGGTGCCGACGATACGGTACCGGTGTACTATACGATCGGACAGGCGATTCGAGACGAGGACCTGCTCGCGGATGTCGCGACGCAGCTCGTCTCGGACGGCGCCGAGCGGATCAAAGTCGTCGTCGGAAAGGGATCGTGGGCGAATCCGAGCGTCGACGCTGGACGAGTCACTGCGGTTCGAGAGGCCGTCGGCGATGATGTCGGATTAGCGATCGACGCGAACTACCTGTACTCACTCAACGAAGCGCTCGAGTTGTGCAACCGTCTCGAGTCGACATCGATCAGTTGGTTTGAGGAGCCGGTCTACGGCAACGATGCATCGCTCCTGGCTGACCTCCGAACGCGGACTCGCGTTCCTATCGCTGCGGGTCAGAACGAAGGCCACAGTTTCCGTCACCGGGACCTCATCGAGAGCGGAGCGATCGATATTAGCCTCCCGAACGTTTGTTTCACCGGTGGATACACCGAAGCCGCGAAAGTTGCAGGAATGGCGAACGCATTCAATGTCGATGTCTTCCACGGCGGCGGGTGGCCGTTCCAGAATATGCATCTCCAAGCGGGAGTATCCAACGGAAGGATGGTCGAATTTCACGACATCGTCTGGGAAATCGGGAAGAAAATATACGAGTCTCCGCCAGAACCGACGGGCGCATCGATCACACTGCCGGACGAACCGGGGCTCGGTCTCGAACCCGACTGGGACGTTCTGGACACGTATCAGGACGACGAATAG
- the lpdA gene encoding dihydrolipoyl dehydrogenase has product MVMGDITTATDVLVIGGGPGGYVAAIRAAQHGLDATLVERDAYGGTCLNYGCIPSKAMITATDIAHDAASAEEMGIHADPSIDMRALVEWKDGVVDQLTGGVEKLCKANGVSLLEGTATFVDEETVRVAHGGEGQGSESIEFEHAIIATGSRAMSIPGFDFADDQVWSSREALEADEIPEELVVVGAGYIGMELSTVFAKAGANVTVVEMLEDALPTYEDDVARVVRDRAEELGIDFEFGLGASEWRETGDGIEVVAENEDGEESVFEADRVLVAVGREPVTDALELDALGLETDERGFLETDEYTRTDLEHVLAVGDVAGEPMLAHKASAEGLVAAGIAAGEPAALDQQAIPAAVFTDPEIGTVGMTEAEADEAGFDPVVGTMPLRASGRALTMDESDGFVRIVADEETEFVLGAQIVAPEASELIAEVGLAIEMGAKLEDIAGTVHTHPTLSEAVMEAAENAQGKAIHTLNR; this is encoded by the coding sequence ATGGTTATGGGAGATATTACGACGGCGACTGATGTACTGGTAATCGGCGGCGGCCCCGGCGGCTACGTGGCTGCGATCCGGGCGGCCCAACACGGCCTCGACGCGACGCTCGTCGAGCGCGACGCCTACGGCGGTACCTGCCTGAACTACGGCTGTATTCCCTCCAAGGCGATGATCACCGCAACGGACATCGCCCACGACGCAGCGTCGGCCGAGGAGATGGGCATCCACGCCGACCCGTCGATCGACATGCGAGCGCTCGTCGAGTGGAAAGACGGCGTCGTCGACCAGCTCACCGGCGGCGTCGAGAAGTTGTGTAAAGCGAACGGCGTCTCGCTGCTCGAGGGGACTGCAACGTTCGTCGACGAGGAGACGGTCCGAGTCGCCCACGGTGGCGAAGGCCAGGGGAGCGAATCCATCGAGTTCGAGCACGCGATCATCGCGACGGGAAGCCGGGCGATGTCGATTCCCGGCTTCGACTTCGCAGACGACCAAGTCTGGTCCTCGCGCGAAGCGCTCGAGGCCGACGAAATTCCCGAGGAACTGGTCGTCGTGGGTGCGGGCTACATCGGGATGGAGCTCTCGACCGTATTCGCGAAAGCCGGTGCGAACGTGACTGTGGTCGAAATGCTCGAGGATGCACTGCCGACCTACGAGGATGACGTCGCTCGCGTCGTCCGCGACCGGGCCGAAGAACTCGGCATCGACTTCGAGTTCGGTCTCGGGGCGAGCGAGTGGCGCGAGACTGGCGACGGGATCGAAGTCGTCGCCGAAAACGAAGACGGCGAGGAGTCGGTTTTCGAGGCCGACCGCGTACTGGTCGCAGTCGGCCGCGAACCCGTGACCGACGCGCTCGAGCTAGATGCACTGGGTCTCGAGACCGACGAGCGCGGCTTTCTGGAGACGGACGAGTACACGCGAACGGACCTCGAGCACGTGCTTGCAGTGGGTGATGTCGCGGGGGAGCCGATGTTAGCGCACAAAGCCAGCGCCGAAGGGCTCGTCGCCGCCGGTATCGCGGCCGGTGAGCCGGCGGCACTCGACCAGCAGGCGATTCCCGCGGCCGTCTTTACCGACCCCGAAATCGGGACGGTCGGGATGACCGAAGCTGAGGCCGACGAGGCTGGGTTCGATCCAGTCGTTGGAACGATGCCACTCAGGGCGAGCGGTCGCGCGCTTACAATGGATGAATCGGATGGCTTCGTCCGGATCGTCGCCGACGAGGAGACCGAGTTCGTCCTCGGTGCACAGATCGTGGCACCCGAGGCGTCAGAGCTCATCGCGGAAGTTGGGTTAGCGATCGAGATGGGTGCGAAACTCGAGGACATCGCGGGCACCGTCCATACCCACCCGACGCTGTCGGAGGCGGTGATGGAGGCGGCCGAAAACGCACAGGGGAAAGCAATCCACACGCTGAACCGATAG
- a CDS encoding thiamine pyrophosphate-dependent dehydrogenase E1 component subunit alpha, with translation MNNSQRPVSTGSVDVDIDPLSQGGIPMDIHQVVRPDGSYDTERLPDVDDEAFRDLYRWMLLQRVFDTRATKLQRRGLLGTYPSGRGQEAAIIGSGFALSSEDWVFPYGRETGTLLMHGLSMRDLLLYWRGIEDASRMEEANIFGLAISIGSHIPVVTGKAWGMQLAEEDRVAFANLGDGATSTGAFHEGINFAGVLDVPAVFFCQNNQYAISRSFDGQTNAETVTQKALAYGLDGIRVDGNDVLAVYNAVSRARERALEGNPVLVEAVTYRRGAHTTSDDPTRYRSDEEVDEWAEQDPLERYQAFLEETGRWEGIDEETIREEVEAEFSEAVDAADAFEERGIEEIFAHLYEETPPELERQLDEFEALLEERPEMYDHIERRPKG, from the coding sequence ATGAACAACAGTCAACGACCAGTTTCCACGGGGTCGGTCGATGTCGATATCGATCCACTCTCGCAAGGAGGGATACCAATGGACATCCATCAAGTCGTCCGCCCCGACGGAAGCTACGATACCGAACGTCTTCCCGACGTAGACGACGAAGCGTTCCGCGATCTGTATCGGTGGATGCTGCTCCAGCGCGTGTTCGATACTCGAGCGACGAAGCTCCAACGACGCGGATTGCTCGGGACGTATCCGTCGGGTCGAGGGCAAGAAGCCGCCATTATCGGCAGCGGGTTCGCGCTTTCTTCCGAAGACTGGGTTTTCCCGTACGGGCGTGAAACGGGCACGCTATTGATGCACGGACTCTCGATGCGCGACCTGCTGCTGTACTGGCGCGGGATCGAAGATGCCTCGCGCATGGAAGAAGCGAATATTTTCGGGCTCGCGATTTCGATTGGCTCGCACATTCCGGTCGTCACCGGCAAAGCCTGGGGGATGCAACTCGCGGAGGAGGACCGGGTCGCGTTCGCGAACCTCGGTGACGGTGCGACCTCCACCGGCGCGTTTCACGAAGGAATCAACTTTGCCGGCGTGCTCGACGTACCCGCCGTATTCTTCTGCCAGAACAATCAGTACGCCATCTCGCGATCCTTCGACGGGCAGACCAACGCTGAGACGGTAACACAAAAAGCGCTGGCCTACGGTCTCGACGGTATTCGCGTCGACGGCAACGACGTGCTCGCGGTCTACAACGCCGTCTCGAGGGCTCGAGAACGCGCGCTCGAGGGCAATCCAGTGTTAGTCGAAGCGGTCACCTACCGACGTGGAGCCCACACGACGAGTGACGACCCGACGCGGTATCGCTCCGACGAGGAGGTCGACGAATGGGCCGAGCAAGACCCCCTCGAGCGGTATCAGGCGTTCCTCGAAGAGACCGGTCGTTGGGAGGGAATCGACGAGGAGACGATCCGCGAGGAGGTCGAAGCCGAGTTCTCCGAGGCGGTCGACGCCGCCGACGCGTTCGAAGAACGAGGTATCGAAGAAATCTTCGCCCATCTCTACGAGGAGACGCCGCCGGAACTCGAACGGCAACTCGACGAATTCGAAGCGCTGCTCGAGGAGCGACCCGAGATGTACGACCACATCGAACGCCGACCGAAGGGATAA
- a CDS encoding 2-oxo acid dehydrogenase subunit E2, producing the protein MVRTEFELPDVGEGVAEGELVAWLVGTDEHVVEDQPIAEVETDKALVEIPSAYDGVIVERCAQEGDTVPVGDVLVVFEVDEGAAEATDTVVPDEEPEETTEPTERPQSDRIERGDEPGVSDERVFAPPSVRNAARELGVPLSAVAAPEPGDRITERDVREAARRDAGDTVPLSDSEPPEPATERESNGTTPDGTTSGRAPSSSTGNAPISFEAAGRDRTLAMPATRRLASEKGLSLDDIPASEQRDGEPFVTPADVRTYSRDDASASSVSDSSGTDSPPTTEEGPRPGDRIPYTGVRRTIGEKMATSKYTAPHVSHHDEVDVSELVEARSRLKPEAQARETKLTYMPFAVKAVVAGLKEVPAINAELDEENEEIVLHDEYNIGIAVASDAGLMVPVIDNADQKGLLELADEISDKAARARDRSIGLEEMQGGTFTITNVGAVGGEYASPIINHPEAGILALGSLKERPWAEDGEIVARETLPISMSVDHRIVDGAEAARFTNEVKRYLNNPELLLLE; encoded by the coding sequence ATGGTGAGAACGGAGTTTGAACTTCCTGATGTCGGCGAAGGTGTGGCTGAAGGAGAACTTGTTGCGTGGCTCGTCGGGACAGACGAGCACGTCGTGGAGGATCAACCGATTGCAGAGGTCGAGACCGACAAAGCGCTGGTGGAGATCCCATCGGCCTACGATGGCGTCATCGTGGAACGTTGTGCACAAGAAGGTGACACGGTCCCGGTGGGTGACGTGCTTGTGGTCTTCGAAGTGGACGAGGGGGCTGCTGAGGCTACCGACACAGTAGTCCCCGACGAGGAACCCGAAGAAACAACCGAGCCTACTGAACGGCCACAATCTGACCGGATCGAGCGCGGAGATGAACCCGGTGTGTCGGACGAGCGCGTGTTCGCCCCGCCGAGCGTACGGAACGCTGCACGCGAACTCGGTGTCCCCCTTTCGGCCGTCGCGGCCCCCGAACCCGGCGATCGAATCACCGAACGCGACGTTCGCGAAGCCGCCCGCCGAGACGCTGGGGATACGGTACCACTTTCCGATTCGGAGCCCCCTGAACCCGCTACTGAGCGCGAATCCAACGGAACTACCCCTGATGGAACCACTTCTGGTAGAGCCCCATCGAGTAGCACGGGAAACGCACCCATCTCTTTCGAAGCGGCCGGCCGTGATCGGACGCTGGCGATGCCGGCGACTCGCCGACTCGCCAGCGAAAAGGGTCTCTCCCTCGACGACATTCCGGCGAGCGAACAGCGGGACGGCGAACCGTTCGTCACCCCGGCGGACGTGCGAACGTACTCTCGCGATGACGCGTCAGCGTCGTCCGTTTCGGATTCTTCCGGCACGGACTCTCCGCCGACTACCGAGGAGGGACCGCGCCCCGGCGATCGGATCCCCTACACCGGTGTGCGCCGAACGATCGGCGAGAAAATGGCGACCTCGAAATACACGGCCCCGCACGTGAGTCATCACGACGAGGTCGACGTCTCCGAACTCGTCGAGGCGCGCAGCCGACTCAAACCGGAAGCACAAGCGCGAGAGACGAAGCTAACGTACATGCCGTTCGCGGTCAAAGCCGTCGTCGCGGGATTAAAGGAGGTTCCGGCGATCAACGCCGAACTGGACGAGGAAAACGAGGAGATCGTGCTCCACGACGAGTACAACATCGGGATCGCGGTCGCCAGCGATGCGGGATTGATGGTCCCGGTTATTGACAATGCAGACCAGAAAGGGTTACTTGAGTTAGCCGACGAAATCTCTGATAAAGCCGCGCGGGCTCGAGACCGCTCGATCGGGCTCGAGGAGATGCAGGGTGGGACGTTCACGATAACGAACGTGGGCGCGGTCGGCGGTGAATACGCCTCGCCGATCATCAACCACCCCGAGGCGGGAATCTTGGCGCTGGGATCGCTCAAAGAGCGGCCGTGGGCCGAGGACGGCGAGATCGTCGCTCGAGAGACGCTGCCGATTTCGATGTCGGTCGATCACCGGATCGTCGATGGCGCGGAAGCCGCACGGTTTACGAACGAAGTCAAGCGATACCTGAACAATCCCGAACTGCTGCTCTTAGAATAA